Proteins from a single region of Oncorhynchus tshawytscha isolate Ot180627B linkage group LG03, Otsh_v2.0, whole genome shotgun sequence:
- the LOC121845430 gene encoding retinol dehydrogenase 5-like encodes MQLEDFRKVLDVNLIGLIEVTLKFLPLLKEAQGSVVNVASIPGGGFPSMEETTVYPSMVWRPSLTALGGIRRILVSKWGWTLWKQTTRDCGIVFLKRHLQSDQLHALTARHPQTRYSPFGDAKLNWVPLSYLPAFIADFAVAVLLPVPKGDRKIHANQVGVANTSQWTFSLYQVHL; translated from the exons ATGCAGCTGGAGGACTTCAGGAAGGTTCTGGATGTGAATTTAATAGGTCTGATTGAAGTGACCCTGAAGTTCCTCCCACTCTTAAAGGAGGCTCAAGGAAGCGTGGTCAATGTTGCCAGTATCCCCGGGGGAGGCTTTCCCTCAatggaggagactactgtctatCCAAGTATGGTGTGGAGGCCTTCTCTGACAGCCTTGG GCGGGATTCGCAGAATTCTGGTGTCAAAGTGGGGCTGGACCTTATGGAAGCAGACCACCAGAGACTGTGGAATTGTCTTCCTGAAGAG ACATCTCCAAAGTGACCAGTTGCATGCCCTTACAGCTCGCCACCCACAGACACGCTACTCACCTTTTGGGGATGCCAAGCTCAACTGGGTCCCCCTGTCCTACCTCCCTGCATTCATAGCAGACTTCGCCGTCGCTGTTCTACTTCCTGTCCCCAAAGGCGACAGAAAGATCCATGCAAACCAAGTGGGTGTGGCAAACACAAGCCAGTGGACTTTTTCCCTTTATCAAGTACATCTATGA
- the LOC112236309 gene encoding retinol dehydrogenase 7 isoform X1 has translation MFLYILGLVAFWFVFRWYRELARVPNKGQKYVYITGCDSGFGNLLARHLDKLGFRVIAACYTEKGEDELKKVSTERLNTVHLDVVSTDSVSKATAFIKTLVGEKGLWAVVNNAGVSVPSGPCDWMTVDDYKSMLDVNLIGVIGVTLSVLPLIKKARGRVVNVASVFGRISAFGGPYCVSKYGVEAFNDSLRMNMSFFGVKVLCLEPGFFKTSVTDLHLLRKNVKTLWDKLPEEIKDQYGHDYPERANVTLEKNVATLLDGDLMKVVSCMEHAISAVHPRTRYSPGWDAKFLWLPLSYLPTWIADKMLLKDMAKPTGSIL, from the exons ATGTTCCTGTACATTCTTGGACTGGTGGCTTTTTGGTTTGTGTTCCGCTGGTACAGGGAACTCGCAAGAGTACCCAATAAAGGACAGAAATATGTCTACATCACTGGCTGTGACTCTGGGTTCGGGAACCTTCTGGCCAGACATCTGGACAAGCTGGGCTTCCGTGTGATCGCAGCCTGCTACACTGAGAAGGGGGAGGATGAACTGAAGAAGGTCTCTACTGAACGATTGAACACAGTCCACCTGGATGTTGTCAGCACTGACAGTGTCAGCAAAGCAACAGCATTCATCAAAACCTTGGTTGGGGAGAAGG GTCTGTGGGCTGTGGTGAACAATGCTGGAGTCTCTGTACCATCTGGTCCCTGTGATTGGATGACCGTCGACGACTACAAGTCCATGTTGGATGTTAACCTTATTGGAGTCATTGGTGTGACTCTGAGTGTCCTGCCCCTCATCAAGAAGGCCAGGGGCAGGGTGGTGAATGTGGCCAGTGTGTTTGGGAGGATAAGTGCCTTCGGGGGTCCCTACTGTGTGTCAAAATATGGAGTGGAGGCTTTCAATGATAGTCTACG GATGAACATGTCGTTTTTTGGAGTTAAAGTCCTGTGTCTGGAACCAGGATTTTTCAAAACAAGTGTGACTGATCTACATCTCCTGAGAAAAAATGTGAAGACATTGTGGGACAAATTGCCTGAAGAAATCAAGGATCAATATGGACATGATTACCCAGAGAGAG CAAATGTTACATTGGAGAAGAATGTTGCGACGTTGCTGGATGGGGACCTGATGAAGGTTGTGAGCTGCATGGAGCACGCCATCTCTGCTGTCCACCCTCGTACCCGCTACTCACCTGGCTGGGATGCCAAGTTCTTATGGTTGCCTTTGTCCTACCTGCCAACGTGGATCGCAGACAAAATGCTCTTAAAAGATATGGCCAAACCAACAGGATCTATTCTTTAA
- the LOC112236309 gene encoding retinol dehydrogenase 7 isoform X2, with amino-acid sequence MFLYILGLVAFWFVFRWYRELARVPNKGQKYVYITGCDSGFGNLLARHLDKLGFRVIAACYTEKGEDELKKVSTERLNTVHLDVVSTDSVSKATAFIKTLVGEKGLWAVVNNAGVSVPSGPCDWMTVDDYKSMLDVNLIGVIGVTLSVLPLIKKARGRVVNVASVFGRISAFGGPYCVSKYGVEAFNDSLRMNMSFFGVKVLCLEPGFFKTSVTDLHLLRKNVKTLWDKLPEEIKDQYGHDYPERE; translated from the exons ATGTTCCTGTACATTCTTGGACTGGTGGCTTTTTGGTTTGTGTTCCGCTGGTACAGGGAACTCGCAAGAGTACCCAATAAAGGACAGAAATATGTCTACATCACTGGCTGTGACTCTGGGTTCGGGAACCTTCTGGCCAGACATCTGGACAAGCTGGGCTTCCGTGTGATCGCAGCCTGCTACACTGAGAAGGGGGAGGATGAACTGAAGAAGGTCTCTACTGAACGATTGAACACAGTCCACCTGGATGTTGTCAGCACTGACAGTGTCAGCAAAGCAACAGCATTCATCAAAACCTTGGTTGGGGAGAAGG GTCTGTGGGCTGTGGTGAACAATGCTGGAGTCTCTGTACCATCTGGTCCCTGTGATTGGATGACCGTCGACGACTACAAGTCCATGTTGGATGTTAACCTTATTGGAGTCATTGGTGTGACTCTGAGTGTCCTGCCCCTCATCAAGAAGGCCAGGGGCAGGGTGGTGAATGTGGCCAGTGTGTTTGGGAGGATAAGTGCCTTCGGGGGTCCCTACTGTGTGTCAAAATATGGAGTGGAGGCTTTCAATGATAGTCTACG GATGAACATGTCGTTTTTTGGAGTTAAAGTCCTGTGTCTGGAACCAGGATTTTTCAAAACAAGTGTGACTGATCTACATCTCCTGAGAAAAAATGTGAAGACATTGTGGGACAAATTGCCTGAAGAAATCAAGGATCAATATGGACATGATTACCCAGAGAGAG AATGA